The proteins below are encoded in one region of Tamandua tetradactyla isolate mTamTet1 chromosome 9, mTamTet1.pri, whole genome shotgun sequence:
- the EIF1AD gene encoding putative RNA-binding protein EIF1AD, which produces MSQATKRKHVVKEVLGEHMVPSEQQQIVRVIRTPGNNLHEVETAQGQRFLVSMPSKYRKNIWIKRGDFLIVDPIEEGEKVKAEISFVLCKDHVRSLQKEGLWPEAFSEGAEKHNNKNRQTQPELPAETQSSGEESTSEDDSDLFVNTNRRQYHESEEESEEEEAA; this is translated from the exons ATGTCTCAGGCCACCAAGAGGAAGCATGTAGTGAAGGAGGTCTTGGGGGAGCACATGGTGCCCTCTGAGCAGCAGCAGATTGTGAGG GTTATCAGGACCCCCGGGAACAATCTGCATGAGGTTGAGACAGCGCAGGGACAGCGCTTCCTGGTGAGCATGCCCTCCAAATACCGTAAGAACATCTGGATCAAGAGAG GGGACTTTCTTATTGTTGACCCCattgaagaaggagaaaaggTGAAGGCTGAGATCTCCTTTGTGCTTTGCAAGGACCATGTGCGCTCTCTGCAGAAGGAGGGGCTCTG GCCTGAGGCCTTCTCCGAAGGGGCCGagaaacacaacaacaaaaacag ACAGACTCAGCCAGAACTCCCAGCCGAGACACAGTCATCAGGAGAAGAGTCCACCTCTGAAGATGATTCTGACCTCTTTGTTAACACCAACCGCAGACAGTATCATGAGAGTGAGGAGGAGAGTGAGGAGGAGGAAGCAGCCTGA
- the BANF1 gene encoding barrier-to-autointegration factor, producing the protein MGTAGLSLIKMTTSQKHRDFVAEPMGEKPVGSLAGIGEVLGKRLEERGFDKAYVVLGQFLVLKKDEDLFREWLKDTCGASAKQSRDCFGCLREWCDAFL; encoded by the exons ATGGGGACGGCCGG ATTAAGCCTGATCAAGATGACAACCTCCCAAAAGCACCGAGACTTCGTGGCAGAGCCCATGGGGGAAAAGCCAGTAGGGAGCCTGGCCGGGATTGGTGAAGTCCTGGGCAAGAGGCTGGAAGAGAGGGGCTTTGACAAG GCCTATGTGGTCCTTGGCCAGTTTCTGGTGCTTAAGAAAGATGAAGACCTCTTCCGGGAGTGGCTCAAGGACACATGCGGTGCCAGTGCCAAGCAGTCCCGGGATTGCTTTGGGTGCCTTCGAGAGTGGTGTGATGCCTTCTTGTGA